The genomic DNA GAATTAGCCGATAATGTGGTCGTTAGATTTAAAGAACTCTGGGAAAGACTTAATATCTCTTATGACGATTTTATCCGAACCACTGAACCTCGCCATAAAAATGCCGCCTGGCGTCTTTTTAAAATAATCTATGAAAACCAGGATATTTACCGCGGTAAATATGAAGGTTGGTATTGCACCCCTTGCGAAACTTATATCCCCGAAGGTCAGTTAATAGAAGGTAAATGCCCTTCTTGTAATAGACAACCAGAATGGCTGGCTGAAGAAGGCTATTTCTTCAGATTATCGAAATATCAAGAGCCATTATTAAAATATATCGATTCTACTCCTGATTTCATCCAGCCAGAATTTAGAAGGAATGAGGTAATTAATATTATTAAAGAGGGTTTAAAAGACCTGAGCATCAGCCGAATGACATTTGATTGGGGAATTAAAGTGCCAATTGAAGGGGCATTTGATGTTATCTATGTCTGGTTTGAGGCGTTAATTAATTACATTACTGGCTGTGGCTTTGGACTTGATGAAGAAAAATTCAATCATTACTGGCCAGCTGATGTTCATATTATTGGTAAAGATATCTTAAAGTTTCATGCGATTATCTGGCCAGCAATGCTTATCTCGGCTGGTATTAACCCACCTAAGAAGGTCTTTGCTCACGGTTGGTGGACTATCGAAGGTAAAAAGATGTCAAAATCAGTTGGTAATGTCATCGACCCAAATAAAGTCATTGATGAAGTAGGTGTGGATTGTTACAGGTATTTTTTACTTCGAGAAGTCCCTTTTGGATTAGATGGCGATTACTCTTACGAAGGATTAATTCATCGAATAAATAGTGATTTAGCTAACGACCTTGGTAACCTTGTTTCAAGGACTTTAGCCATGATTCAAAAATATACCGAAGGCACAGTGCCACAACCGTCAAATGAAACCTCAAAATTAAAAGATATGACATTAGGACTTCTTCCGCAAGTTGATACTGCTTTTGATAATCTACAATTTCATATCGCTTTAGACCATATTTTTAAATTAATTCGTGCCTGCAATAAATATATAGACGAAACCGCACCCTGGAATTTAGCTAAAACTAAAGATGACAAATTAAATGATATTCTTTATGATTTAGCCGAGTCAATTAGATTTATAACTATCTATATTTCACCTTTTATGCCAGATTCAGCAACAAAAATCTGGCAACAATTGGGTCTGGAAGAAAATATAAGTGGGACTAATGAATTAAGCCAGTGGGGTATATTAAAACCCGGCACGAAAATCAATCGTGCGGAATCTGTATTTCCGAGGATTAAAGTTTAGTCGCGCTCTATAGTAGTTATTAACGAAAATTTCTCATAGAACAGATATAGCAACAGGGTTGATGGTTGATAGTTTATAGTTTATAGTTGATAGTTTATAGTTTCATAGACTATCAACCATCAACCATTAACTATCAACCATCAACTATCAACAATACTAATGTGAACTTTTGGTTAATACTTACTCTATGAGATTATTTCAGGAGGTAATTTTATGGCTAAAGTTATTGCTGTTGCGGGTAAAGGCGGTGTCGGAAAGACAACTATTGCCGGCTTTATAGTCAGATTTCTTAAAGAGCAAAATTGTGTCCCTATTCTGGCTGTTGATGCCGACCCATCAATGAATTTGAATATTACTCTTGGCGTAGATGTTCATCGCACCATTGGTGAAATCCGAGAAGAGGCACGACCAGAAATAGGAAAAAGACCTGCTTATATGAGTCTGGCAGAGTATTTTGAACTGGAAGTCAATCTAGCTCTGGTGGAAAGTAATTCCTTTGATTTGTTGACAATAGGCCGCCCTGAGGGAAAAGGATGTTATTGTTCCGCAAATAGTAATTTAAGAGATATGCTGAAAAAAATTACCTCAAATTATAAATATGTTGTCATTGACAATGAAGCCGGGATGGAACATATCAGCCGACAAACAGATGATAAGGTAGATGTGATGTTGATTATCTCAGACTCATCCCCAAAAGGATTAATCGCCGCAATTAGAACAAATGAATTGATTAGAAAACTTGAAAACGAGGTTAAGCATACATTCTTTATCATTAATCGAGAGGCAAAAGACCTTCCGTCTAACTTCATTAAAGAGATTGAAAATCATAAACTCCCCTTTGCCGGCAGTATTCATTTTGACCCTTCCATTTCTGAATATGAAACTGTTGGCAAATCAGTCTTTGACCTCCCAGATGATTCCATCCTCTATCGGGACATAAAAGATATTCTTCAAAGAATAAATGAAGTCTGTCACTTCTGGTAATGAATGCCGTAACCGTTCAGGTGGTAATTTACCGCAGAGACGCAGGGGAACGGAGAAGACATGGAAATAAATCAGATAAGAGAAAAGATTATTGAGGCACTCATTGCAATACATAGGACATCAAAACCAAATTGTTAATCAATCATGAGATGTTGGTCCTCAAAAGCTTGCTCTGAGGAAAATCAGAGATGGAATGAAGCTTATGGTAAATAGTTTTTAATTTTTTCTCTGCGTCTCTGTGTCTCTGCGGTGAACGGTTACTAGGTCAGATTATTGTCTTAATAAACAGAAAATGGTTCGATATCTTCACAAACAATATCGCCGGTGATATAATGTAAGAATCTCCCGCCAAATTCATAGTTACCATGAGGTTCACTACCATTGAGGGTATAACTTAATAATGGTGCTTCAAAATTAGCATTTGCACCAATTGTGACCCCTGGCAGGTTAAGTATAGATATTAACGAATTATCTGGAAACTTAACCCATACCTTTGCATCAAGGACATCAGCTGTATCATCGTTAGTCACATGGGCGTTAGCAGTTAAGATATTTCCTGTGGTAAAGGTCGCACCGTTTAGAATAATATCCAGTGATAGTGCTTGAGGTGGTGTTGTGCCTGACATAAGGATTGTGCTGTTGCCAATTGAAGACTCTCCATATCTTATTCTAAACCAACCATCTTCACCCCAGCCTGTTCCCCAGCTATTCTTGCATATCCAATATCCTTCTATGTTGTTGTAACCAACAAAAGCAATCTGGTGGTATCCTTCAAGAACTCCCCATGAGTATTCATAGACTCCACTCTCGTAGAAAAAGAAATCAGTATATACTGCCATTGTCGTGGATAAAGGTGTTTGAAATAGTGCCCCGCGGATGCTATCCACATTATTTGTCACCCAATTCCATTGACTAATTTGTGTAACCCTATCTTCCCAATCAGGACAGGTATTTGCACAGGGATAATCATTACCATTACCTGAAATATAGGGATAACACGCCTCATCAGGAGTTCCGGAGTCTCTCAGATAATTTGCCGCCGATGAGGGATACCATCCGTAGTCACATAACCCACCACCACAGGAAAACAAGTGTTGTTCTGAAAGGTCAATAGATAGAAGTGGGTTATTTGCTTCGATACGCGCTAAAGGCTCTAAAGCACCAATCGCCCCAAAGGCAACACAACTTCCACAAGCCCCCTGATTGCGAATAGGGGTCGTCCAGTTATATCCATTTGCATTTCGCCAGTCCCAGATATCGGGTAAAACCTTTGTAGATTTTACCGTGATTGATGGTTTGGTTTGAGGAACAATTATTGCCCCGCATAACCTTTTTCTTGCCTCTTTAGAGAGTTTGGAAACATCTGTTTCTCCTGCTGTCCAACTTGTTCCTTTTGACTTGATTGCCTTTTTTATTGCCGATAACTCTGCATCCTGTCCAAAGACTAACTGACAGGACAGCATTAATCCTATAACTATACTTGTTATTAACTTTAAATTCATCTGTCAACCTCCTTATCTTTGGTAATTGGTAAATGGTAATTAGTTACCAATTACTTGCTTTTAAGTTCGTGAAGCCCTATTTAGTGATTAACTAAATGGCTGGAATTTATAAGAATCTTTTTCCACCTCCTTTCTCCACCTGATTTTTAGCCTTTTATAAAATGATAACATATAAAATAGAATATGTCAAGAGTTTTTTACTAAAAAAAATAATATTGACAAACTGTGTAGAAATATGCTATTATAATTGCTACGGGTAAAAAAGGGATAGATTTTTAGGAATAGTTACCTTAAAGAAATAAAAAATCAGCGTAGGTAGAGGAAGTCCTTGTGAGATTCAAGGCACTGTCCCGCAACGGTAATAAAATCAAAAGATAAAAAACAGAAGACACAAAAATAAGGTTTAACCTTATAAATCTGAGTTCGGACTTTTGATTATTGAGTCCGGCCGACTACCTACATTTGATAACTACCTTCGCGGAAAGGGAATAAAAAGAAAGATTTTAACCCAATCTTCTTCGTGGCGAAGGTTGGGTTTTTTGTTGAAGACTAATAAAAGCAACACTCAATTCCTGAACCTGTCAGGAACAGGTTTTATCCGAGAGCGCTCTTAAAAGGAGGTGGTAAATGATGGAAAAACCAAAAGCCAAAGACAAAAAAGATGTTATTGCCTTTCGCAAAAAATGTAAGGCTAAAGGCACAGGTCTTTCACATTACATTCTCCTCGATAAGAAGTAATGAATGACCCGGTAATCGGTTATCGGTAATACTGGTTACCGATAACCTGATTACCAAATTTGTAACCGTTCACCGCAGAGACGCAGAGAAAAAAAATAAAAACTCTGTGCTCCCTGTGTCTGTGTGTGAGGATACATCAGGAAATGGAGGAAATAAAATTATGGTAAGTTCGCGAGGAATTTATTTTAATACAGGTGATGGAATTTCACTTCAGCCCATAGATATTAAACATAAAGATTATCTCGGATTGGTATCTGCGGATACGGCCTTCTGGATATTAGTTAAGAAAAGTCAATTGGTTAAGGTTCTGACTAACATATCTTCTTTGCAGGAATACCGTAAAAAACAACAATCTTTTCTTAAAGAAATGGAGGCTTTGAGGTTTGGGTTGAAACCTTCTGCAGTTTATTTTAATCTAACTGACCGCTGTAATTTGAATTGTTCGTATTGTTACATCCCGGAAAGATTACGGAAGAATGGCAAACAAATGTCTGCGGAGAGAGTCTTGCGTGCACTTGAAATCTTAAAGGCTCATTTTAAAGACCAGAAGGCACAAATTGTCTTTCACGGTGCTGAACCACTGCTTAATAAAAAAGCACTATTTTTGGCTATTGATAGATTTGGAGATGATTTTCACTTTGGTATCCAGACTAACGCTACATTGCTGGGAAAGGAAGAAATAGACTGGTTGACTTCAAGACAGATAAGTATTGGGCTTTCTCTTGATGGCCACACAGCACAGGTGGCTGACAGATTGCGTAAAACATGGGATGGACGAGGTGTTTTTCAAAATGTCATCAAGGCAATAAATCATCTTAAAGGTTATGAAAATTATTCGGTCATCTGCACTGTAACAAAGGAAAATATGTCCTCACTGACCAAAATAGTTGAATTTTTACATAATCTGGAAGTTCCAGTTTGTATGCTAAACCCGGTGCGCTGCACCCTACCAGATGCCCGCAAGTCTAAACCCACAGATTTTGACTTAGCAAAGGATTATCTCAAGGCATTAGACAAAACATATCAACTTTATAAAAAGACTGGCAGACGGCTTGTGGTCGCAAACTTCGCTAATGTCCTGGTAGCAATTATTGCTCCAACTGGTCGAAGGTTGATGTGCGATATTTCACCCTGTGGCGGAGGAAGATGCTTTTTTGCCATTTCAAGTAACGGCGATTTATTTCCTTGTAGTGAGTTTATTGGGTTAAAGGAATTTAAAGGTGGTAATCTTTTTCAAAACGATATTAATAAAGTCCTGACATCAAAACCATTTAAACTTGTTACCGAGCGAAAGATTGAAGGCATTAATCCCTGTTCTCGCTGTGCCATAAGACATTTTTGCGGCTCACCCTGTCCGGCAGAGGCTTATGAGATGAATGGAGCGATGGAAACTCGAGGTGCATTCTGTGAACTTTATGAGGAACAGGTGCGTTATGCCATGCGTTTGATTGCAGATGGCAAAGAGGATGCCTATCTCTGGGATGGCTGGGATAAAGGAACAGTGACCAGTTTGAATATAACCAGTGTGTAAAATAAAATAATGAAAAAGGCAAAAACCATTCAAATTTGTGGAACGGGCTCAGCTGTGGGTAAGAGTGTCCTGGTAGCAGGGTTGTGCCGAATCTTTCTTCAGGAAGGATTTAAGGTAGCACCTTTTAAGGCACAAAATATGGCACTTAATTCCGCTGTTACTCAAGATGGTCTGGAAATCGGTCGGGCTCAGGCAATGCAGGCACAAGCCTGTGGATTAAAACCTACGGTTGATATGAATCCTGTATTACTTAAGCCGACCAGTAATGTTGACTCCCAGGTTATTATTTATGGCAAACCAATCGGAAATATGTCCGCATTCCAATATTACAACTACAAATCAAAGATATTTCCTCAGGTCAAAGAATCTCTGAATAGATTAAGACAGGAATTTGACATTGTGGTCATAGAGGGTGCAGGGTCACCCGCAGAGATTAATCTAAAAAAATACGATATTGTCAATATGCGGATTGCTCGCTTAATAAAATCGCCGGTATTGTTAGTCGGCGATATTGACCGAGGTGGTATTTTTGCCTGGTTATTGGGCACATTACAACTTCTGTCTGAGTCCGAAAAAAAGTTAGTCAAAGGTTTTATCATTAATAAATTTAGAGGCAACAAAGCCCTTTTGAAAAATGGACTGCGTTTTCTGGAAAAAGAATCAGGTAAAAAAGTGGTTGGTGTTGTTCCTTATTATGATGACATAAAACTGCCTCAAGAAGATTCCCTGTTTTTTGACCAGCCTAAAAAAAGCAGGGTTAAAGAAGACGCAATAAAGATAGTTGTGGTCAGGCTGCCGCATATCTCTAACTTTACTGATTTTGATGTCTTTGAACAGGAAGAAGTGGATTTTGAGTATAGCGTTGATATAAATGATATAAAAAAGGCAGACTGTATTATTTTACCAGGAAGTAAGAATACCTGCGATGATTTAGAGTTTCTTTATGAGAAAGGAATTGTTGAGGTAATAAAACAAAAGGCAGAGCAAGGTTGTGTTATCGTAGGAATTTGCGGCGGCTATCAGATGCTTGGCAACAATATCCGTGATACCTTTGGCGTGGAAGGTAAAAAGAGTGTTCAAGGACTGGGATTGCTTGATATGGAGACGCAATTTAATAAGGAAAAGAACACCTATCTGGTGCAAGCCAAAGATTTAACCAGAAATCTCCTCATCAACGGTTATGAAATCCATCATGGTCTAACTAAAATTAATGGTTCGTATTTATTTTTAATTATCAAACGCGGGGACAAAAAAGTGCATATTAAAGATGGAGCAGTAAATTATGCGGGTAATGTCTGGGGGACCTATATTCACGGACTTTTTGATAATCATTTATTTCGACATAATTTCTTAAATGAGCTGAGAAAAAAAAGGGGGTTGCCCATTAAACAAGTGATGGGTGAATTTTCTCAAGATAAGGAATATGATAAACTTGCTGATTTGTTACGAGAAAATCTTGAGATGGAATTTATAAAGGAAATAATCGGTGTCTATAATGGCTAAAACAAAGGCTTTTTGTTGCTGGAGTGGTGGTAAGGATAGCTTATTGGCTTGTGTTAGGGCAAGCAAAGAAGTTGAGGTTACCTATCTTTTAAATATGGTGGATGAAAATGGTATCTCCTCTCGTTCACACGGACTTGGTTCAAATGTATTGAAACTCCAGGCTGAGATAATCGGTATCCCGCTTGTTCAGAAGAAAACCAGCCGACAAACCTATGAACAAAGGTTTAAGG from bacterium includes the following:
- the metG gene encoding methionine--tRNA ligase, encoding MKYYVTTPLYYVNDLPHIGHSYTNVAADTLARYKRLRGYDVFFLTGTDEHGQKIERAAKEQGLSPQELADNVVVRFKELWERLNISYDDFIRTTEPRHKNAAWRLFKIIYENQDIYRGKYEGWYCTPCETYIPEGQLIEGKCPSCNRQPEWLAEEGYFFRLSKYQEPLLKYIDSTPDFIQPEFRRNEVINIIKEGLKDLSISRMTFDWGIKVPIEGAFDVIYVWFEALINYITGCGFGLDEEKFNHYWPADVHIIGKDILKFHAIIWPAMLISAGINPPKKVFAHGWWTIEGKKMSKSVGNVIDPNKVIDEVGVDCYRYFLLREVPFGLDGDYSYEGLIHRINSDLANDLGNLVSRTLAMIQKYTEGTVPQPSNETSKLKDMTLGLLPQVDTAFDNLQFHIALDHIFKLIRACNKYIDETAPWNLAKTKDDKLNDILYDLAESIRFITIYISPFMPDSATKIWQQLGLEENISGTNELSQWGILKPGTKINRAESVFPRIKV
- the cbpB gene encoding peptide-modifying radical SAM enzyme CbpB codes for the protein MVSSRGIYFNTGDGISLQPIDIKHKDYLGLVSADTAFWILVKKSQLVKVLTNISSLQEYRKKQQSFLKEMEALRFGLKPSAVYFNLTDRCNLNCSYCYIPERLRKNGKQMSAERVLRALEILKAHFKDQKAQIVFHGAEPLLNKKALFLAIDRFGDDFHFGIQTNATLLGKEEIDWLTSRQISIGLSLDGHTAQVADRLRKTWDGRGVFQNVIKAINHLKGYENYSVICTVTKENMSSLTKIVEFLHNLEVPVCMLNPVRCTLPDARKSKPTDFDLAKDYLKALDKTYQLYKKTGRRLVVANFANVLVAIIAPTGRRLMCDISPCGGGRCFFAISSNGDLFPCSEFIGLKEFKGGNLFQNDINKVLTSKPFKLVTERKIEGINPCSRCAIRHFCGSPCPAEAYEMNGAMETRGAFCELYEEQVRYAMRLIADGKEDAYLWDGWDKGTVTSLNITSV
- the cbpA gene encoding modified peptide precursor CbpA translates to MMEKPKAKDKKDVIAFRKKCKAKGTGLSHYILLDKK
- a CDS encoding AAA family ATPase — translated: MAKVIAVAGKGGVGKTTIAGFIVRFLKEQNCVPILAVDADPSMNLNITLGVDVHRTIGEIREEARPEIGKRPAYMSLAEYFELEVNLALVESNSFDLLTIGRPEGKGCYCSANSNLRDMLKKITSNYKYVVIDNEAGMEHISRQTDDKVDVMLIISDSSPKGLIAAIRTNELIRKLENEVKHTFFIINREAKDLPSNFIKEIENHKLPFAGSIHFDPSISEYETVGKSVFDLPDDSILYRDIKDILQRINEVCHFW
- a CDS encoding cobyric acid synthase, whose product is MKKAKTIQICGTGSAVGKSVLVAGLCRIFLQEGFKVAPFKAQNMALNSAVTQDGLEIGRAQAMQAQACGLKPTVDMNPVLLKPTSNVDSQVIIYGKPIGNMSAFQYYNYKSKIFPQVKESLNRLRQEFDIVVIEGAGSPAEINLKKYDIVNMRIARLIKSPVLLVGDIDRGGIFAWLLGTLQLLSESEKKLVKGFIINKFRGNKALLKNGLRFLEKESGKKVVGVVPYYDDIKLPQEDSLFFDQPKKSRVKEDAIKIVVVRLPHISNFTDFDVFEQEEVDFEYSVDINDIKKADCIILPGSKNTCDDLEFLYEKGIVEVIKQKAEQGCVIVGICGGYQMLGNNIRDTFGVEGKKSVQGLGLLDMETQFNKEKNTYLVQAKDLTRNLLINGYEIHHGLTKINGSYLFLIIKRGDKKVHIKDGAVNYAGNVWGTYIHGLFDNHLFRHNFLNELRKKRGLPIKQVMGEFSQDKEYDKLADLLRENLEMEFIKEIIGVYNG
- a CDS encoding C1 family peptidase, yielding MNLKLITSIVIGLMLSCQLVFGQDAELSAIKKAIKSKGTSWTAGETDVSKLSKEARKRLCGAIIVPQTKPSITVKSTKVLPDIWDWRNANGYNWTTPIRNQGACGSCVAFGAIGALEPLARIEANNPLLSIDLSEQHLFSCGGGLCDYGWYPSSAANYLRDSGTPDEACYPYISGNGNDYPCANTCPDWEDRVTQISQWNWVTNNVDSIRGALFQTPLSTTMAVYTDFFFYESGVYEYSWGVLEGYHQIAFVGYNNIEGYWICKNSWGTGWGEDGWFRIRYGESSIGNSTILMSGTTPPQALSLDIILNGATFTTGNILTANAHVTNDDTADVLDAKVWVKFPDNSLISILNLPGVTIGANANFEAPLLSYTLNGSEPHGNYEFGGRFLHYITGDIVCEDIEPFSVY